A window of the Cyanobacteria bacterium FACHB-DQ100 genome harbors these coding sequences:
- a CDS encoding PAS domain-containing protein: protein MDLPIASQSFASLASINWQQAIAATPVGIVIVDAHQPDYPTIFVNAAFERMTGYTAAEAIGRNCRFLQGHDRKQPALNEIKQALRNCTSCTVILRNYRKDGTLFCNELTISPIFDAEGQVIQFIGIQNDITERIYLETERQRLEQKHQEATQLLQTVINNTPQLIFWKDLNSVYLGCNKSFAIVAGLHDPSEIVGKTDYDLPWALEQIELFRACDAEVLSSGMPQLHLIEAHPQIDGESFWTDTSKIPLRNDAGEVIGILGTYEDITERKQAEEQLRYKTESLERALHDLQRAQTQLIQSEKMSSLGQLVAGVAHEINNPVSFIYSNLKPAQEYIHDLLHLIELYQQCYPQPPSVIQAEIEAIDLDFLTTDLPKLLTSMENGAERIRGIVLSLRTFSRLDEAEFKQVDLHFGIESTLMILQHRLRADNRRPAINVVKQYGVLPLVECYAGQLNQVFMNLFTNAIDAIEEAFQQDSTNPITLTVTTEAIEAHSVRIRVADTGAGMSQETSKRIFDPFFTTKPVGVGTGMGLAISYQVITERHQGSLFCNSQLGRGTEFVIEIPCTQLN, encoded by the coding sequence ATGGATCTTCCGATCGCTTCTCAGTCTTTTGCGTCTCTAGCCTCTATCAACTGGCAGCAAGCAATCGCAGCAACTCCGGTCGGCATTGTAATTGTAGATGCACACCAGCCTGATTATCCTACAATTTTTGTCAATGCAGCGTTTGAACGCATGACTGGATACACTGCTGCTGAGGCTATTGGACGAAATTGTCGTTTTTTGCAGGGACACGATCGTAAACAACCTGCACTGAACGAGATTAAGCAAGCTTTACGCAACTGTACAAGCTGCACAGTCATCCTACGGAATTACCGCAAAGACGGCACACTGTTCTGTAACGAACTCACAATTTCTCCAATCTTTGATGCAGAAGGACAGGTAATACAATTCATTGGCATACAGAATGATATTACTGAGCGCATCTATCTAGAGACGGAGCGACAGCGCTTAGAGCAGAAACATCAAGAAGCGACACAACTCCTACAAACTGTGATTAACAATACGCCACAGTTAATCTTTTGGAAAGACTTAAACTCAGTTTACTTGGGGTGTAATAAATCGTTTGCGATCGTCGCCGGACTCCATGACCCTAGCGAGATTGTTGGCAAAACGGACTATGATTTGCCCTGGGCACTGGAGCAGATTGAGCTATTTCGAGCTTGTGATGCTGAAGTGCTCAGTAGTGGAATGCCACAATTGCACCTGATCGAAGCACATCCTCAAATTGATGGGGAATCATTTTGGACAGACACCAGTAAAATCCCACTGCGAAATGATGCAGGTGAAGTCATCGGGATTTTGGGAACCTATGAAGACATTACAGAGCGTAAGCAAGCCGAAGAACAGCTTCGCTACAAAACAGAGTCTCTTGAACGTGCGTTACATGATCTACAACGGGCGCAGACCCAGTTAATTCAGAGTGAAAAGATGTCATCGCTAGGTCAACTGGTCGCAGGTGTGGCGCATGAAATTAACAATCCAGTCAGCTTTATCTATAGCAATCTTAAACCTGCCCAAGAGTACATCCACGATTTACTACACCTGATTGAACTGTATCAACAATGCTATCCCCAACCACCCTCTGTAATTCAAGCTGAGATCGAGGCGATCGATTTAGACTTTCTCACCACCGATTTACCGAAGCTCCTAACCTCGATGGAAAACGGAGCAGAGCGGATTCGAGGGATTGTTTTATCACTCCGCACCTTCTCGCGGCTGGATGAAGCGGAGTTCAAACAGGTCGATCTGCATTTTGGCATCGAAAGTACATTGATGATTTTGCAGCATCGGTTAAGAGCAGATAATCGCCGCCCTGCGATTAATGTTGTGAAGCAATACGGTGTCTTGCCTCTGGTGGAATGCTATGCAGGTCAGCTCAATCAGGTGTTTATGAATTTGTTTACGAATGCGATCGACGCGATCGAGGAAGCTTTTCAGCAAGATAGCACCAATCCGATCACTTTAACCGTTACAACAGAAGCTATAGAGGCTCACTCGGTCAGAATTCGCGTGGCAGACACCGGAGCGGGGATGTCTCAAGAAACCTCGAAGCGCATTTTCGATCCCTTTTTTACAACTAAGCCTGTCGGAGTTGGAACAGGAATGGGACTTGCAATTAGTTATCAGGTGATCACTGAACGGCATCAAGGATCGCTTTTCTGCAATTCTCAGCTTGGTCGAGGTACAGAGTTTGTGATTGAGATTCCATGTACCCAGTTGAATTAA
- the polA gene encoding DNA polymerase I: MSATHSPKIVLVDGHSLAFRAYFAFAKGRDGGLRTSTGIPTSVSYGFLKALLETVEAEKPDYLAIAFDLGGATYRHEADETYKAGRPETPEDFMPDLNNLQELLKAMNLPIVVAQGYEADDVIGTLARKASQEGFAVRILSGDRDLFQLVDADGKIKVLYMSTTYGRGAPPPKEFGVEQVKEKLGVLPSQVVDFKALCGDPSDNIPGVKGIGEKTAVQLLSAYGSLEKVYESIDEIKGAVKKKLETGIEDARHSQWMAQIHLDVPLAVDLQSCKLQGFDEDTLKPMIERLEFKSFYNKIQKWKDQLSGETELTETEGSKQAALESGTPIVPQYADDDLWFFSAEETESAEKFEVVSIAPQIIDTQAKLDALVKRLKTHTSEKFPVAWDTETSDLDPIKADLVGIGCCWGSESDAMAYIPIGHTSGTNLDRAIALETLRPILEDVKYPKAFQNAKFDRLVFRFQGVELAGVVFDTMLASYVLNPEASHKLSDMSYRYLGIQAQEYGDLVPRGKHIGEVDISAVAHYCGMDVYGTYNLVPKLRSELHELPKLHDLLIEIEQPLEPVLAEMEATGVRIDRNYLEAFSKTLKEDLDRIELEAYEAAGEKFSLGSPKQLSELLFEKLGLDKKKSRKIKTGYSTDAATLEKLQGDHPVVDAIVEHRTLTKLKSTYVDALPTLINPKTDRVHTDFNQAVTSTGRLSSSNPNLQNIPIRTAFSRQIRKAFIPEEGWLMVAADYSQIELRILAHLSQEPVLLETYRNNEDVHSLTARLLLEKDDISSEERRLGKIINFGVIYGMGAQRFARESGVTSAQARTFIDRFNSRYARVFEYLQQMQREAIANGYVETIKGRRRYFNFSSDSVRKLRGKSPDDIQLDKLKLRDQFEAQALRAAANAPIQGSSADIIKIAMSQLHEVLKAYPANLLLQVHDELVFEVEPDAWEELQPKIKRVMENAVSLSVPLVVDIRAGNNWMDTK; this comes from the coding sequence TTGAGCGCTACTCATTCCCCCAAAATTGTTCTTGTAGACGGTCATTCGCTGGCATTTCGCGCCTACTTTGCTTTTGCCAAAGGTCGCGATGGTGGTTTACGCACCTCGACTGGAATTCCAACCAGCGTTTCTTACGGTTTTCTCAAAGCGCTGCTTGAAACTGTAGAAGCTGAGAAACCAGATTATCTGGCGATCGCGTTTGATCTCGGTGGTGCAACTTACCGCCACGAAGCCGATGAAACCTACAAAGCAGGTCGCCCTGAAACGCCAGAAGATTTCATGCCTGACTTGAATAATCTTCAGGAGCTTCTCAAGGCGATGAATTTGCCGATTGTGGTCGCTCAGGGTTATGAAGCGGATGATGTGATTGGGACGCTGGCGCGAAAAGCTAGTCAAGAAGGCTTTGCGGTACGAATTTTGAGCGGCGATCGTGATTTATTTCAATTGGTAGATGCAGACGGGAAGATTAAAGTGCTGTACATGAGTACAACCTACGGCAGAGGTGCGCCACCGCCTAAAGAATTTGGTGTAGAGCAGGTTAAAGAAAAGCTAGGAGTGCTGCCGTCTCAAGTGGTTGATTTCAAAGCGCTGTGCGGCGACCCATCTGATAATATTCCAGGCGTGAAAGGGATTGGTGAGAAAACAGCAGTTCAGTTATTAAGCGCGTATGGATCGCTAGAAAAGGTCTATGAATCGATCGACGAGATCAAAGGTGCAGTTAAAAAGAAACTAGAAACAGGAATCGAAGATGCACGCCATTCACAATGGATGGCACAAATTCATTTAGACGTTCCATTAGCGGTCGATCTACAGTCTTGTAAACTCCAAGGATTCGACGAAGATACGCTGAAACCCATGATCGAGCGATTAGAGTTTAAATCGTTCTACAACAAAATCCAGAAGTGGAAAGACCAACTGAGCGGTGAGACAGAACTAACAGAAACCGAAGGCTCAAAACAAGCCGCGCTCGAATCAGGAACACCGATCGTTCCTCAATATGCAGATGATGACCTATGGTTCTTCAGCGCCGAAGAAACCGAAAGTGCGGAAAAATTTGAGGTCGTGTCGATCGCACCACAAATTATTGATACCCAAGCTAAGCTCGATGCACTGGTCAAACGCCTCAAAACTCATACGAGTGAGAAGTTTCCGGTCGCGTGGGACACTGAAACTAGCGACCTTGATCCGATCAAAGCTGATTTAGTGGGAATTGGTTGTTGTTGGGGTTCGGAATCTGATGCAATGGCTTACATTCCGATCGGTCATACTTCGGGAACGAATCTCGATCGTGCGATCGCGCTTGAAACCCTGCGCCCGATTCTCGAAGATGTTAAATATCCAAAAGCGTTTCAGAATGCGAAGTTCGATCGCTTAGTCTTCCGCTTCCAAGGCGTTGAGTTAGCAGGCGTTGTGTTCGATACAATGCTGGCAAGCTATGTTCTCAACCCTGAGGCCAGTCATAAACTCAGCGATATGAGCTATCGCTACTTAGGCATTCAGGCTCAAGAGTATGGAGATCTAGTTCCCAGAGGAAAGCATATTGGTGAAGTTGACATCTCTGCAGTTGCTCATTACTGCGGAATGGATGTTTATGGAACATACAATTTAGTTCCAAAACTACGATCGGAACTTCATGAACTCCCGAAACTTCATGATCTGCTGATTGAGATCGAACAACCGCTTGAACCTGTGTTAGCTGAGATGGAAGCAACCGGGGTGAGAATCGATCGCAACTATCTCGAAGCATTCTCGAAAACGCTGAAAGAAGACTTAGACCGCATCGAACTAGAAGCTTACGAAGCAGCAGGCGAAAAGTTTAGTCTGGGTTCTCCTAAACAATTGAGTGAACTATTGTTTGAGAAATTGGGACTCGATAAGAAGAAATCCCGCAAGATTAAAACTGGATATTCAACAGATGCAGCTACTTTAGAGAAACTGCAAGGCGACCATCCGGTGGTTGATGCGATCGTGGAACATCGAACCTTGACGAAGTTGAAATCAACCTATGTTGATGCGCTACCAACTCTAATCAATCCGAAGACCGATCGTGTGCATACCGACTTTAACCAAGCAGTTACTTCTACAGGTCGGCTCTCTTCGTCTAACCCCAACCTCCAAAACATTCCAATTCGGACTGCCTTTAGCCGCCAAATCCGTAAAGCCTTTATTCCCGAAGAAGGGTGGCTCATGGTTGCGGCTGACTATTCGCAAATTGAACTGCGAATCTTAGCACACTTGAGTCAAGAACCTGTTCTACTCGAAACCTACCGTAACAACGAGGATGTTCACTCGCTCACGGCTCGATTGTTGTTGGAAAAAGATGACATCTCCTCTGAAGAACGACGACTGGGAAAAATCATTAACTTCGGTGTGATTTATGGCATGGGCGCACAGCGATTTGCGCGAGAATCGGGAGTTACTTCGGCTCAGGCACGCACCTTTATCGATCGCTTTAACAGTCGATATGCTCGCGTTTTCGAGTACCTCCAGCAAATGCAGCGAGAAGCAATCGCCAATGGTTATGTCGAAACCATCAAAGGACGACGACGCTACTTCAATTTCTCATCCGATTCGGTGCGAAAACTTCGAGGCAAATCACCCGATGACATTCAACTCGATAAACTGAAGCTGCGCGACCAGTTCGAGGCGCAAGCTCTTCGAGCCGCAGCTAACGCGCCGATTCAGGGTTCTAGTGCAGACATCATCAAGATTGCAATGTCTCAGTTGCACGAAGTTCTGAAAGCTTATCCTGCAAATCTGTTGCTGCAAGTGCATGATGAATTGGTGTTTGAAGTTGAGCCTGATGCTTGGGAAGAGTTGCAGCCCAAGATTAAGCGAGTTATGGAGAACGCCGTTTCTCTGAGTGTGCCGCTAGTTGTAGATATTCGTGCTGGCAACAATTGGATGGATACAAAATAA
- a CDS encoding URC4/urg3 family protein, translating to MTNLVDYLRSPKAIRDRASQLFELAQADKLAYFQLDLTQLDAVADYVIAVMRQQYPDLQVPFHSRWRHFEVGNFPRVQQLEQALKNLSPVDQAKAKFDLVVPSVLLDAGAGDRWQYLESSTEQTWTRSEGLAIASFDAFCQGAFSTQPYRTDAEGLKQITPEKIAAFFQVTPENPLVGLEGRSHLLRKLGHTIEQFPDLFGDSPRPGNLVDYLRHQTHQGELSAVTVLNAVLLGFGDIWSGRLSIDGTNLGDVWHHSALSGEDTDQLIPFHKLSQWLTYSLLEPLQDLGITITDLDQMTGLPEYRNGGLCVDLGLLQLKNLQLAEIPHSPDSELIVEWRALTVCLLDRIADTIRTKLDLTSDALPLVKVLQGGTWTAGRKIAASLRPGGTPPIQISSDGTVF from the coding sequence GTGACTAATCTCGTGGACTATTTGCGATCGCCCAAAGCTATCCGCGATCGTGCTTCTCAGTTGTTTGAGCTTGCACAGGCGGATAAACTCGCCTACTTTCAGCTAGATCTGACGCAGCTTGATGCAGTTGCAGACTATGTGATCGCTGTGATGCGTCAGCAATACCCCGATTTGCAGGTTCCATTTCACAGTCGCTGGCGACATTTTGAAGTCGGCAATTTTCCGCGTGTGCAGCAGCTTGAACAGGCGTTAAAGAACTTATCTCCAGTCGATCAAGCGAAAGCCAAATTCGATCTAGTCGTTCCGAGTGTCTTGCTGGATGCCGGGGCGGGCGATCGCTGGCAATACCTTGAATCTTCTACGGAACAAACTTGGACAAGATCCGAGGGATTAGCGATCGCCTCATTCGATGCCTTTTGCCAAGGTGCGTTCTCGACCCAACCCTATCGAACCGATGCCGAGGGGCTCAAGCAGATTACCCCGGAAAAGATTGCCGCTTTTTTCCAGGTGACTCCTGAAAATCCTTTAGTGGGACTCGAAGGACGATCGCACCTGCTGCGAAAACTGGGACATACGATCGAGCAATTCCCGGATCTCTTTGGTGATTCTCCTCGCCCTGGCAATCTAGTGGATTATTTGAGGCATCAGACGCATCAAGGCGAGCTTTCGGCTGTGACGGTATTAAATGCGGTTCTGCTCGGTTTCGGTGACATCTGGTCAGGGAGATTGTCGATCGACGGCACAAATTTAGGCGATGTCTGGCATCATTCCGCCTTATCCGGTGAAGACACAGACCAACTAATCCCGTTTCACAAGCTCTCGCAGTGGCTCACCTACTCCCTGCTTGAACCCTTGCAGGATCTAGGAATCACAATTACTGATCTTGACCAAATGACCGGACTCCCCGAATATCGCAATGGTGGTTTGTGCGTTGATCTCGGACTGCTGCAACTGAAAAATCTACAGCTTGCAGAAATTCCGCATTCTCCAGACTCAGAATTGATCGTGGAATGGCGGGCGCTGACCGTTTGTTTGCTCGATCGCATCGCCGACACCATTCGCACGAAGCTTGATCTCACCTCTGATGCGCTTCCTCTCGTCAAAGTTCTTCAAGGCGGAACCTGGACAGCCGGACGCAAAATCGCCGCATCGCTCCGGCCCGGTGGAACTCCCCCAATTCAAATTTCTAGCGACGGAACCGTTTTTTAA
- a CDS encoding GTP cyclohydrolase II has translation MVSQPNRSQPIKRSQPIVLTSHPAKFSKSIAIHWGEADPIKRGAIIGTLTTPAHRNVIGTHSGSYAVYRALAVASGKLDANHRADLTNTAPAALLHPHPAWSDPDKIVSIDPFGAIVGEVYRDLYDQGYDIKPTIAITKAHINMPELQDAIAKGRLREDGKIMKKGGDLVVTKAAIEPVWYLPGIAKRLNVEEGLLRRTLFEQTGGMFPELVTRPDVKVFLPPIGGITVYIVGDPEAIADPNRALTVRVHDECNGSDVFGSDICTCRPYLVHGIEECVQTAQQGGAGVIVYLRKEGRALGEVTKFLVYNARKRQEGGDRADAYFARTECVAGVQDMRFQELMPDVLHWLGITRIDRFISMSDMKHDAVTRSGIEIVTRVPIPEELIPADAMVEIEAKKAAGYYTESEILTEEALAEIKGRGLSD, from the coding sequence ATGGTGAGTCAGCCCAACCGTTCACAACCGATTAAACGTTCACAGCCGATCGTTCTCACCTCCCATCCTGCTAAGTTCTCGAAGTCGATCGCGATTCACTGGGGCGAAGCTGATCCGATTAAACGCGGTGCCATCATCGGAACGCTTACCACCCCGGCTCATCGGAACGTGATCGGGACGCATTCCGGTTCTTATGCGGTTTATCGTGCGCTTGCGGTTGCCAGTGGCAAACTCGATGCCAACCATCGCGCTGATCTAACCAATACTGCTCCTGCCGCGCTGCTTCATCCTCATCCCGCTTGGTCTGATCCAGATAAGATCGTGTCGATCGACCCTTTTGGTGCGATCGTTGGCGAGGTGTATCGCGATTTGTACGATCAGGGGTATGACATCAAACCGACGATCGCGATTACCAAAGCCCACATCAATATGCCAGAACTGCAAGACGCAATCGCCAAAGGTCGGTTGCGCGAAGATGGCAAAATTATGAAAAAAGGCGGCGATTTAGTCGTGACGAAAGCCGCAATCGAGCCGGTGTGGTATCTGCCCGGAATAGCAAAACGGCTTAACGTTGAAGAAGGTCTTCTCCGCCGCACGCTATTCGAGCAAACTGGCGGCATGTTCCCCGAACTCGTCACTCGCCCAGATGTCAAAGTGTTTCTGCCTCCGATCGGTGGCATTACCGTTTATATCGTCGGTGATCCTGAGGCGATCGCTGATCCAAATCGTGCCTTAACGGTGCGCGTTCACGACGAGTGCAACGGTTCAGATGTCTTTGGTTCTGACATTTGCACCTGTCGTCCCTACCTGGTTCACGGGATTGAAGAGTGTGTACAAACCGCTCAGCAAGGCGGTGCGGGCGTAATCGTCTATCTCCGCAAAGAAGGACGCGCCCTGGGTGAAGTGACAAAATTTCTCGTTTACAACGCGCGTAAACGTCAAGAGGGCGGCGATCGTGCCGATGCCTACTTCGCCCGAACCGAATGTGTAGCGGGTGTCCAGGATATGCGTTTCCAGGAACTCATGCCCGATGTGCTGCACTGGTTGGGAATTACTCGCATCGATCGCTTTATTTCTATGAGCGACATGAAACACGATGCGGTGACGCGATCGGGAATCGAGATCGTCACGCGAGTTCCGATTCCCGAAGAACTGATTCCGGCTGATGCAATGGTCGAAATCGAGGCGAAAAAAGCCGCCGGATATTACACCGAAAGCGAAATTCTCACCGAAGAAGCCTTAGCTGAGATTAAAGGACGAGGACTGAGTGACTAA
- a CDS encoding Uma2 family endonuclease produces the protein MQTQTTASTAQSRIISIPDRTWNQFKLLQQAFEVSHAKLTYFANTIEIFMPSEPHDLFSRIILFLMGHYCLERRVQFIPTGSADREREGIVSLQPDESFYVGRKAIPDLAIEVVFTSGNESKLPRYQVLEIPEVWFWEDGVFALYRLFEGNYRKIQRSEIPGLQDLNIQLLSRCILIAETDMLGAIDELRKAV, from the coding sequence ATGCAAACTCAAACTACCGCAAGCACCGCTCAAAGTCGTATCATCTCAATTCCCGATCGTACTTGGAATCAATTCAAACTGCTGCAACAAGCATTTGAAGTTTCTCACGCTAAACTGACTTACTTTGCAAATACGATCGAAATTTTCATGCCTTCTGAACCTCATGATTTATTCAGCCGCATCATTCTTTTCTTAATGGGTCATTACTGTTTAGAGCGGCGCGTTCAATTCATTCCTACAGGCTCAGCCGATCGAGAGCGAGAAGGCATCGTGTCGCTTCAACCGGATGAGAGCTTTTACGTGGGTCGCAAAGCAATTCCAGATTTAGCGATTGAGGTCGTTTTTACCTCTGGAAATGAATCCAAGCTGCCTCGATATCAAGTCTTAGAAATTCCTGAAGTTTGGTTTTGGGAAGATGGCGTTTTCGCACTTTATCGATTGTTTGAAGGCAACTATAGAAAGATTCAGCGCAGTGAGATTCCAGGCTTACAAGACCTCAATATTCAGCTTTTGAGCCGCTGTATCCTAATTGCTGAAACGGATATGCTTGGTGCGATCGATGAACTCAGGAAAGCAGTCTAG
- a CDS encoding oligosaccharide flippase family protein, translating into MRNLISTWVQRGTRSLRGRDGTAAIVQTLAARALIIVVNIATGTITARILGPAGRGEQAAMAIWPQFFAYSLSLGLPSALLYTLKRYPQERSQTFSAAVFLGMFISVFSGVIGVITIPFLMQKYPSEAIHLSQGLMVAVPLVVFTEVLRSAMEASDEFAIANQIRYLPPLSTLALLIVLAVTKQLTPFTAVLSYWLPGIPMLVWMIACAKRFFTIRFTQIQHSIQRLVHYGFRAYGIDLISALAGQIQQVLAISVLAPAAMGLYAIAFSLCQLLYVVQSSFVTVLFPKAAARPVSEVVELTSRAARISGMLAILMAISMMALAPGVLHLLYGEAYLAAIPIFRVLAIETVLGGTAIILSQAFMATDRPGIVTLIQGIGLMLGAPLILILTPMFGLLGMGLALLGSTMIRLVSVWICYPVVLKMPPPGLWLTHQDLKFIQQKFLSRF; encoded by the coding sequence ATGAGAAACTTAATTTCGACTTGGGTACAGCGTGGAACTAGGTCTCTGCGCGGACGGGATGGTACAGCCGCGATCGTTCAAACGCTGGCGGCTCGTGCATTGATCATTGTCGTGAATATTGCAACAGGAACCATTACTGCCCGCATCTTAGGCCCTGCGGGACGGGGAGAGCAAGCGGCAATGGCGATTTGGCCCCAGTTCTTTGCTTATTCATTGTCGCTTGGATTACCCAGTGCATTGTTATATACCTTGAAGCGATATCCTCAAGAGCGATCGCAAACCTTTTCTGCTGCGGTTTTCTTGGGCATGTTTATTAGCGTTTTTAGCGGTGTCATTGGAGTCATCACGATTCCGTTTTTGATGCAAAAATATCCATCCGAAGCGATTCACTTGTCCCAAGGACTTATGGTAGCGGTGCCGCTGGTAGTATTTACGGAAGTGCTGCGATCGGCAATGGAAGCTAGCGATGAATTTGCGATCGCCAATCAAATTCGCTATCTTCCCCCGCTGAGTACCTTGGCACTGCTGATTGTTTTGGCGGTGACAAAACAACTCACGCCCTTCACCGCTGTTCTGTCCTACTGGCTCCCCGGAATCCCAATGCTGGTTTGGATGATTGCCTGTGCGAAGCGATTTTTTACGATTCGCTTTACGCAGATTCAGCACTCGATTCAGCGATTAGTGCACTATGGTTTTCGGGCGTATGGGATTGATTTGATCAGCGCGTTGGCAGGACAAATTCAGCAAGTGCTAGCGATTAGTGTCCTGGCTCCTGCCGCAATGGGGCTGTATGCGATCGCGTTTAGTCTGTGTCAATTGCTGTATGTGGTGCAAAGTTCTTTTGTAACGGTGCTATTTCCCAAAGCGGCAGCCCGTCCCGTTTCAGAAGTGGTTGAACTGACAAGTAGAGCCGCCAGAATTAGCGGAATGTTGGCGATTTTGATGGCAATTTCGATGATGGCTTTGGCTCCAGGTGTGCTGCACTTACTGTACGGAGAGGCTTATCTGGCAGCGATTCCCATCTTTCGGGTGTTAGCGATCGAAACGGTTCTCGGTGGCACCGCAATCATTCTTTCACAAGCATTCATGGCAACCGATCGGCCGGGAATCGTCACCCTGATTCAAGGCATTGGCTTGATGTTGGGCGCTCCCTTGATTTTGATCCTCACTCCGATGTTTGGATTGTTAGGAATGGGTTTAGCGCTGCTGGGTTCAACAATGATTCGGCTCGTCTCCGTTTGGATTTGCTACCCTGTTGTGCTGAAAATGCCGCCACCCGGCTTGTGGTTAACCCACCAAGACCTGAAATTTATACAACAGAAGTTTCTCAGTCGTTTCTAA
- a CDS encoding CRR6 family NdhI maturation factor: MSIVIHLHADQINAVDLTPAIAAIEPLKSDIRQYEQKLQFKIDYPLEPGDPRELSEVPEVRLWFIGLDAMYPWLPFLLDWSQKELGRYAAMLVPHEMRPDGIEYNPEALEIFVMSKTFVLMNWLEQQQIESRSRLKSMTKTLGYELDDGFFALLEQR, encoded by the coding sequence ATGTCAATTGTGATTCATCTCCATGCAGACCAGATCAACGCGGTCGATCTCACACCCGCGATCGCGGCGATCGAACCGCTCAAATCCGACATCCGGCAATACGAACAAAAACTGCAATTCAAAATTGATTACCCCCTTGAACCCGGAGATCCTCGCGAATTATCCGAGGTGCCAGAAGTGCGACTGTGGTTCATTGGACTGGATGCCATGTATCCATGGTTGCCGTTTCTGCTCGACTGGTCGCAGAAAGAGCTAGGGCGATATGCGGCAATGTTAGTTCCCCACGAAATGCGGCCCGATGGCATCGAGTACAACCCCGAAGCGCTGGAAATCTTCGTCATGAGCAAAACTTTTGTGCTGATGAACTGGCTCGAACAGCAGCAGATTGAATCGCGATCGCGCCTCAAGTCGATGACCAAAACGCTCGGATATGAATTAGACGATGGCTTTTTCGCCTTGTTGGAACAACGCTAA
- a CDS encoding glycosyltransferase family 2 protein produces the protein MPKYSLIIPVYNEEATIPALYDRVSAVMNQLDDVVELILINDGSKDRSLHLIRELHNQDSRVCYLSLARNFGHQIAVTAGLNYARGRVVVILDADLQDPPELIPELINQWRQGYQVVYAQRTQRHKESWFKRFTAYLFYRLLKQLADVEIPIDTGDFCLIDRQVVDLLNAMPERNRYIRGLRSWVGFRQTAVKFERDPRFAGEVKYSFHKSLGLAINGLVSFSKVPLRISTYVGLFAAFVAIVMMILVFYWRIAYPASPLTGLTTIVVAIFFLGAVQLLSIGILGEYIGRIYEEVKNRPLYTLSEVAGFERGSSQHQEADYSS, from the coding sequence TTGCCTAAGTATTCTCTGATTATTCCGGTGTACAACGAAGAAGCCACGATTCCCGCCCTGTACGATCGCGTGAGTGCCGTGATGAATCAGCTTGATGATGTAGTGGAATTAATTTTGATTAACGACGGCAGCAAGGATCGATCGCTTCACCTCATTCGAGAACTGCACAATCAGGATTCGCGGGTGTGTTATCTCAGTTTGGCGCGGAATTTCGGGCATCAAATCGCTGTAACTGCCGGATTAAATTATGCACGAGGTCGCGTCGTGGTGATATTAGATGCAGATTTACAAGATCCACCCGAACTGATTCCAGAACTGATCAATCAGTGGCGACAGGGATATCAGGTCGTTTATGCTCAGCGAACCCAACGCCACAAAGAAAGCTGGTTTAAGCGATTCACGGCATATCTGTTTTATCGATTGCTCAAACAGCTTGCAGATGTAGAGATTCCAATCGATACCGGAGACTTTTGTTTAATCGATCGCCAGGTCGTAGATTTGTTAAATGCAATGCCAGAGCGCAATCGCTATATTCGGGGATTACGATCGTGGGTCGGATTTCGTCAAACTGCGGTGAAATTTGAGCGCGATCCAAGATTTGCCGGTGAAGTGAAGTATTCCTTTCATAAATCACTAGGATTAGCGATTAACGGTTTAGTTTCATTCTCAAAAGTTCCGCTTCGCATTTCTACTTATGTAGGTTTATTCGCTGCATTTGTTGCAATTGTGATGATGATTTTAGTGTTTTATTGGAGGATCGCTTATCCTGCCTCACCGCTAACCGGATTAACCACGATCGTCGTCGCCATCTTTTTTCTCGGTGCAGTGCAACTTCTCAGTATTGGCATCTTAGGCGAGTATATTGGACGAATTTACGAAGAAGTGAAAAACCGTCCGCTCTATACGCTATCTGAGGTTGCGGGGTTTGAGCGAGGCAGTTCTCAACATCAGGAAGCGGATTACTCTAGCTGA